A single genomic interval of Hafnia alvei harbors:
- the fdnG gene encoding formate dehydrogenase-N subunit alpha — translation MQVSRRQFFKICAGGMAGTTAAALGFAPAVALAETRQYKLLRARETRNTCTYCSVGCGLLMYSLGDGAKNAKESIFHIEGDPDHPVNRGALCPKGAGLVDFIHSESRLKYPEYRAPGSDKWQRLTWDDAFERIAKLMKADRDANFIPTNDQGTTVNRWLSTGMLCASASSNETGLLTQKFSRALGMLAVDNQARVUHGPTVASLAPTFGRGAMTNHWVDIKNANLIVVMGGNAAEAHPVGFRWAMEAKIHNKAKLIVIDPRFTRTASVADFYTPIRSGTDIAFLSGVLLYLITNNKINAEYVKNYTNASLLVREDYAFDDGLFSGYNEEKRTYDKTTWNYQLDENGFAKRDDTLQDPRCVWNMLREHVSRYTPEVVENVCGTPKADFLTVCEYIAETSAADKTASFLYALGWTQHSVGAQNIRTMAMIQLLLGNMGMAGGGVNALRGHSNIQGLTDLGLLSTSLPGYLNLPSEKQADLQTYLAATTPKPTLPGQVNYWGNTPKFFVSLMKSFYGDKAQKENNWGFDWLPKWDKGYDVLQYFEMMSQGKVNGYLCQGFNPVASFPNKNKVVKSLSKLKFLVTIDPLNTETSTFWQNHDEFNDVDPSQIQTEVFRLPSTCFAEENGSIVNSGRWLQWHWKGADAPGEALNDGEILAGIFLRLREMYAKDGGAVPEQVLNMTWDYLTPENPAPEEVARESNGKALADLVDPATGAVLVKKGQQLSSFAQLRDDGTTSSGCWIFAGSWTPEGNQMARRDNSDPSGLGNTLGWAWAWPLNRRILYNRASADPSGKPWDPKRQLLEWDGAKWSGIDIPDYSTAAPNSGVGPFIMQPEGMGRLFAIDKMAEGPFPEHYEPFETPLGTNPLHPNVVSNPAARVFKDDLAAMGKADKFPYVGTTYRLTEHFHYWTKHALLNAILQPEQFVEIGETLAEKKGIKHGDTVKVSSNRGYIKAKAVVTKRIRTLKVDGKDIDTIGIPIHWGYQGVAKKGFIANTLTPFVGDANTQTPEFKAFLVNVEKV, via the coding sequence ATGCAGGTCAGCAGAAGACAGTTCTTTAAGATCTGCGCTGGCGGTATGGCAGGCACCACGGCGGCGGCGCTGGGCTTTGCTCCAGCGGTAGCGCTCGCGGAAACTCGGCAGTACAAACTGTTGCGAGCACGCGAAACCCGTAATACCTGTACATACTGTTCTGTCGGCTGTGGGTTGTTGATGTACAGCCTCGGCGACGGCGCAAAAAACGCAAAAGAAAGCATTTTCCACATTGAAGGGGATCCGGATCATCCGGTAAACCGTGGCGCTCTGTGCCCGAAAGGCGCAGGTCTGGTGGATTTCATCCACAGTGAATCTCGTCTGAAATACCCTGAATACCGTGCTCCCGGCTCTGACAAATGGCAACGCCTCACTTGGGACGATGCTTTTGAGCGCATCGCCAAGCTGATGAAAGCCGACCGTGACGCCAATTTTATCCCGACCAACGATCAGGGAACCACGGTTAACCGCTGGCTCTCAACCGGTATGCTCTGCGCCTCTGCATCGAGCAACGAAACTGGTTTATTAACCCAAAAATTTAGTCGCGCCCTCGGCATGCTTGCCGTGGATAACCAAGCGCGCGTCTGACACGGACCAACGGTAGCAAGTCTTGCTCCAACATTTGGTCGCGGTGCGATGACAAACCATTGGGTTGATATTAAAAACGCCAACCTGATCGTCGTTATGGGTGGCAACGCCGCCGAAGCGCATCCCGTAGGGTTCCGCTGGGCGATGGAAGCCAAGATCCATAACAAAGCCAAGCTGATCGTTATCGATCCACGCTTTACCCGAACTGCCTCGGTGGCAGACTTTTACACGCCGATCCGCTCCGGTACCGACATTGCCTTCCTGTCGGGCGTATTGCTGTATCTGATAACCAATAACAAAATTAACGCTGAATACGTTAAGAACTACACCAACGCCAGCCTGTTGGTGCGCGAAGACTATGCTTTCGACGACGGTTTATTCAGTGGCTATAACGAAGAAAAACGTACCTACGACAAAACCACCTGGAACTATCAGCTCGACGAAAACGGCTTCGCCAAACGCGATGACACACTGCAAGATCCCCGCTGTGTGTGGAATATGCTGCGTGAACACGTCAGCCGCTATACGCCAGAAGTGGTGGAAAACGTCTGCGGCACGCCAAAAGCCGATTTCCTCACCGTTTGCGAATATATCGCTGAAACCAGCGCCGCTGATAAAACAGCCTCGTTCCTATACGCCTTGGGCTGGACCCAGCACTCCGTTGGTGCGCAAAACATTCGCACCATGGCAATGATTCAGCTGCTGTTGGGCAACATGGGCATGGCCGGCGGTGGCGTTAACGCCCTGCGCGGTCACTCCAATATCCAAGGCCTAACCGACTTAGGATTGCTGTCCACCAGCCTGCCGGGCTATCTCAATTTGCCATCAGAAAAACAGGCCGATCTGCAAACCTATCTCGCAGCGACAACGCCAAAACCAACGTTACCGGGTCAGGTGAACTACTGGGGCAATACGCCTAAGTTCTTCGTTAGCCTGATGAAATCTTTCTACGGTGATAAAGCGCAGAAAGAAAACAACTGGGGCTTTGATTGGCTGCCGAAGTGGGACAAAGGCTACGACGTTCTGCAGTATTTCGAGATGATGTCGCAGGGCAAAGTGAATGGCTATCTATGCCAAGGCTTTAACCCCGTGGCCTCGTTCCCGAACAAAAACAAAGTGGTGAAATCACTCTCCAAGCTAAAATTCTTGGTAACGATTGATCCTCTGAATACGGAAACCTCGACGTTCTGGCAAAACCATGACGAATTCAACGACGTTGATCCGTCACAGATCCAGACCGAAGTCTTCCGCTTGCCTTCAACCTGCTTCGCCGAAGAAAACGGTTCGATCGTGAACTCTGGCCGCTGGCTGCAATGGCACTGGAAAGGAGCTGACGCCCCGGGTGAAGCGTTAAATGACGGTGAAATTTTGGCCGGTATTTTCCTTCGTCTGCGTGAAATGTATGCCAAAGACGGCGGCGCCGTGCCTGAGCAAGTGCTTAACATGACGTGGGATTACCTCACGCCAGAAAATCCTGCGCCGGAAGAAGTGGCAAGGGAGAGCAACGGTAAAGCGCTGGCTGATTTGGTTGACCCAGCCACCGGTGCCGTTCTGGTGAAAAAAGGTCAACAGCTTAGTTCCTTTGCTCAGCTGCGTGACGACGGCACCACCTCAAGCGGCTGCTGGATCTTCGCCGGAAGCTGGACGCCAGAAGGTAACCAGATGGCGCGCCGTGACAATAGCGATCCGTCCGGTTTAGGCAATACTTTAGGTTGGGCATGGGCATGGCCGCTGAACCGCCGCATTCTGTATAACCGCGCTTCAGCCGATCCGTCGGGTAAACCGTGGGATCCAAAACGTCAGTTGCTGGAGTGGGACGGCGCAAAATGGTCAGGCATTGATATTCCTGACTACAGCACCGCCGCGCCAAACAGCGGCGTCGGCCCGTTCATCATGCAGCCGGAAGGCATGGGACGCCTGTTTGCGATTGATAAAATGGCTGAGGGCCCGTTCCCTGAACACTACGAACCGTTTGAAACGCCGCTGGGAACCAACCCACTGCATCCAAACGTGGTGTCTAACCCTGCTGCTCGCGTGTTTAAAGACGATCTGGCTGCCATGGGCAAAGCCGATAAGTTCCCCTACGTGGGTACCACTTATCGCCTGACCGAGCATTTCCACTACTGGACTAAACATGCCCTGCTGAACGCCATTCTTCAGCCTGAGCAGTTTGTCGAAATCGGTGAAACGCTGGCAGAGAAAAAAGGCATCAAGCATGGCGATACCGTGAAAGTCAGCTCCAACCGTGGCTACATCAAAGCCAAAGCGGTGGTGACCAAACGTATCCGCACGCTGAAGGTGGATGGCAAAGATATCGATACCATCGGTATTCCAATCCACTGGGGCTACCAAGGCGTGGCGAAGAAAGGCTTTATCGCCAACACCCTGACACCGTTTGTCGGTGATGCCAACACGCAAACGCCAGAGTTCAAGGCGTTCCTGGTCAATGTGGAAAAGGTGTAA
- the fdxH gene encoding formate dehydrogenase subunit beta, protein MAYQSQDIIRRSATNSLTPPPEARNHQEEVAKLIDVTTCIGCKACQVGCSEWNDIRDEVGHNVGVYDNPADLTAKSWTVMRFSEVEENGKLEWLIRKDGCMHCADPGCLKACPSEGAIIQYANGIVDFQSEHCIGCGYCIAGCPFDVPRMNKEDNRVYKCTLCVDRVTVGQEPACVKTCPTGAIHFGTKEAMKNLAAERVAELQTRGFANAGLYDPAGVGGTHVMYVLHHADKPELYHGLPKDPTISPTVQFWKGVWKPLAAIGFAATFAASIFHYVGVGPNRVHDEEEDEVDGKVDDIPPDTEPHDKEERK, encoded by the coding sequence ATGGCTTATCAATCTCAGGACATAATCCGGCGCTCTGCCACCAATTCCCTGACGCCGCCTCCCGAGGCGCGTAACCATCAGGAAGAAGTGGCAAAGCTGATCGATGTGACCACCTGTATAGGCTGCAAAGCCTGTCAGGTGGGCTGTTCCGAATGGAACGACATCCGTGATGAAGTCGGTCATAACGTCGGGGTGTACGATAACCCCGCCGATTTAACCGCTAAATCTTGGACGGTGATGCGTTTTTCCGAAGTTGAGGAAAACGGCAAGCTGGAATGGCTTATCCGCAAAGATGGCTGCATGCACTGCGCCGATCCGGGCTGCCTAAAAGCCTGCCCATCGGAAGGCGCAATCATTCAGTATGCTAACGGCATTGTTGATTTCCAGTCAGAGCACTGCATCGGCTGTGGTTACTGCATCGCGGGCTGCCCGTTTGATGTACCGCGCATGAACAAAGAAGATAACCGGGTGTACAAATGCACCCTGTGCGTCGACCGCGTTACCGTGGGACAAGAGCCCGCCTGCGTGAAAACCTGCCCAACCGGCGCCATTCATTTTGGCACCAAGGAAGCGATGAAGAACCTTGCCGCCGAGCGCGTTGCCGAGCTGCAAACCCGCGGCTTTGCCAATGCAGGACTGTACGACCCTGCTGGCGTCGGCGGTACTCACGTGATGTACGTACTGCACCACGCCGACAAGCCAGAGCTTTACCACGGCCTGCCGAAAGATCCAACCATCAGCCCAACCGTGCAGTTTTGGAAAGGCGTTTGGAAACCGCTGGCCGCCATTGGCTTTGCTGCCACCTTTGCCGCCAGTATCTTCCACTACGTTGGCGTTGGCCCTAACCGCGTTCACGACGAGGAAGAAGACGAGGTGGATGGCAAAGTCGACGATATCCCGCCAGATACCGAACCGCACGATAAGGAGGAGCGCAAATGA
- the fdoI gene encoding formate dehydrogenase cytochrome b556 subunit → MKKEKPIQRYSAPERINHWVVAFCFIVVSISGLGFFFPSFNWLMNVFGTPQLARILHPFFGVVMFASFLIMFFRYWKHNLINREDITWAKNIHKIAMNEEVGDTGRYNFGQKCVFWAAIGSLLLLLASGIVIWRPYFADAFSIPVIRLALMVHSFAAVLLIIVIMVHIYAALWVKGTITAMVEGWVPAAWAKKHHPRWYREVKAKEQERK, encoded by the coding sequence ATGAAGAAGGAAAAGCCGATTCAGCGCTACTCAGCGCCAGAGCGGATTAACCACTGGGTGGTGGCGTTCTGCTTTATTGTGGTGTCCATCAGCGGCTTGGGGTTCTTTTTCCCCTCGTTTAACTGGCTGATGAATGTCTTTGGCACGCCGCAGCTCGCACGCATCCTGCACCCCTTCTTTGGCGTGGTGATGTTCGCTTCGTTCCTGATCATGTTCTTCCGCTATTGGAAACATAACCTGATCAACCGCGAAGACATCACATGGGCAAAAAACATTCATAAGATCGCGATGAATGAAGAAGTGGGTGATACCGGTCGCTATAACTTTGGACAGAAGTGTGTGTTCTGGGCCGCCATCGGCAGCCTGCTCCTTCTTTTGGCCAGCGGCATCGTGATTTGGCGCCCTTATTTCGCCGATGCGTTCTCCATTCCAGTGATCCGTTTGGCGCTGATGGTGCATTCATTCGCCGCAGTACTGCTGATTATTGTTATCATGGTACATATCTATGCGGCACTGTGGGTGAAAGGTACGATCACCGCGATGGTCGAAGGCTGGGTACCTGCTGCATGGGCCAAAAAACATCATCCGCGCTGGTATCGAGAAGTGAAAGCCAAAGAACAAGAGCGGAAGTAA
- the fdhE gene encoding formate dehydrogenase accessory protein FdhE has translation MSIKIVPKEQLGAEREKSGGLDNIPPVLFANLKSLYSRRAERLRQLAENNPLGDYLNFAAAIADAQQKALHDNPLTIDLTQTLTNAAAMGKPPLDTSIFPRTHHWHTLLQALIAELMPDAPEHVQPVLENLSKTSDSELEIMAKDLFAGNYGVVGSDKAPFIWAALSLYWAQMATQIPGKAKAEYGEHRQFCPVCGSMPVASVIHMGTTNGLRYLHCNLCESEWHVVRVKCTNCEQTRDLNYWSLDSENAAVKAESCGDCGTYLKMVYQEKDPKVEPVADDLATLVLDAKMEEEGFGRSSINPFLFPGE, from the coding sequence ATGAGCATTAAAATCGTCCCGAAAGAACAGCTAGGTGCAGAACGCGAAAAATCAGGTGGTTTAGACAATATTCCTCCCGTGCTTTTTGCTAACCTTAAGAGCCTCTATTCCCGCCGCGCGGAACGTCTGCGTCAACTTGCGGAAAATAATCCTCTGGGCGACTACCTGAATTTTGCAGCGGCGATTGCTGATGCTCAGCAAAAAGCATTGCACGACAATCCATTAACCATCGATTTAACCCAAACGCTAACCAACGCTGCCGCCATGGGCAAACCGCCTCTGGACACGAGTATTTTCCCACGCACTCATCACTGGCATACCCTGTTGCAGGCGCTGATTGCCGAACTGATGCCCGATGCACCAGAGCATGTTCAGCCGGTGCTGGAGAACCTCTCTAAAACATCTGACTCCGAGCTGGAAATCATGGCGAAGGATCTGTTTGCGGGTAACTACGGCGTCGTCGGCAGCGATAAAGCCCCGTTCATCTGGGCCGCGCTGTCTTTATATTGGGCGCAAATGGCAACCCAAATTCCAGGCAAAGCCAAAGCTGAATATGGTGAACATCGCCAATTCTGTCCCGTATGCGGCAGCATGCCAGTAGCCAGCGTCATTCACATGGGCACCACCAACGGCTTACGCTATCTGCACTGCAACCTGTGCGAAAGCGAATGGCACGTGGTACGCGTGAAATGCACCAACTGCGAACAAACGCGCGACCTGAATTACTGGTCACTCGACAGCGAAAATGCCGCCGTTAAAGCAGAAAGCTGTGGGGATTGCGGAACTTACCTGAAAATGGTTTATCAGGAAAAAGATCCGAAAGTTGAGCCTGTGGCCGACGACTTAGCAACGCTAGTGCTCGATGCAAAAATGGAAGAAGAAGGCTTCGGGCGCAGCAGCATCAACCCGTTCCTGTTCCCAGGGGAATAA
- the yigL gene encoding sugar/pyridoxal phosphate phosphatase YigL, with the protein MYHIVASDMDGTLLSPAHTLTPFARETLQQLTQLGVNFVFATGRHHIDIAQVRDSLGISAFMITSNGARVHNTAGELIFSHNVDEDIARDLYSIVHNDPDILTNVYRNDDWFMNRESPDQKEFFQESVFHYQLFEPAFLPTDGICKVYFTSDTHEKLLPLEEAINARWGDRVNVSFSLPTCLEVMAGGVSKGHALEYVAKLLGYTLKDCIAFGDGMNDMEMLSMAGKGCIMRDSHQRLKDALPNLEVIGSNVDDAVPHYLRKMYLES; encoded by the coding sequence ATGTATCACATTGTTGCTTCTGATATGGACGGCACTCTGCTGTCACCTGCTCATACATTAACTCCGTTTGCCCGTGAAACTTTGCAACAGCTGACCCAGCTAGGGGTAAATTTTGTGTTTGCCACGGGTCGTCATCATATTGATATTGCACAGGTTAGAGACAGTTTAGGCATCAGTGCTTTCATGATCACGTCAAACGGTGCGCGCGTACATAACACCGCGGGTGAGCTGATTTTCAGCCATAACGTGGATGAAGATATTGCCCGCGATCTTTATAGCATCGTGCATAACGATCCAGATATTCTCACCAACGTCTATCGTAATGATGACTGGTTCATGAACCGTGAGAGCCCCGATCAGAAAGAGTTTTTCCAAGAGTCTGTTTTCCACTATCAGCTGTTTGAGCCGGCATTTTTACCCACCGATGGCATCTGTAAAGTCTACTTCACCAGCGACACTCATGAAAAACTGCTGCCGTTGGAAGAAGCTATCAATGCGCGCTGGGGCGACCGTGTAAACGTCAGTTTCTCACTGCCAACCTGTTTGGAAGTGATGGCGGGTGGCGTATCAAAAGGCCACGCGCTGGAATATGTAGCGAAACTCTTGGGCTATACGCTTAAAGACTGCATCGCATTTGGCGACGGCATGAACGACATGGAAATGCTGTCGATGGCGGGCAAAGGCTGCATCATGCGCGACTCCCATCAGCGCCTGAAAGACGCGTTGCCAAATCTGGAAGTGATCGGCAGCAACGTTGACGATGCGGTACCGCATTATCTGCGGAAGATGTATTTAGAGAGCTGA
- the pldB gene encoding lysophospholipase L2 has translation MPPLNQSWLQRENEFAAFTTGPLLDFWQQRQEDVFMGVDDVSIRFVRFTSKQHSRVVLVSPGRIESYMKYPELAYDLFHSGYDVVIIDHRGQGKSGRMLEDHHRGHVVRFDDYVDDLDILWQQEILSKPYKQRFALAHSMGGAILALFLARKPQGVTAAALCAPMTGIKLPMPLWVAKRIADWAERYPKMRDNYALGTGHWRPLPFIVNELTHSRVRYRRFLRYYADYPELQVGGPTYHWVRESIQAGERAIASAENITAPLLLLQAGDDRVVANASHFAFCQSLTKAGNPPYGGAPHIIKGARHEILFERDAMRTEALNAILHFYALHSDSSAETAANPS, from the coding sequence ATGCCTCCTCTGAACCAAAGCTGGTTGCAGCGCGAGAACGAATTCGCGGCATTTACCACAGGTCCATTACTCGATTTCTGGCAACAACGTCAGGAAGACGTTTTTATGGGCGTGGACGATGTCTCGATTCGGTTTGTCCGTTTTACGTCAAAACAGCATTCCCGCGTGGTACTGGTTTCGCCAGGGCGCATCGAAAGCTACATGAAATATCCTGAACTCGCCTACGATCTGTTTCACAGCGGCTATGACGTAGTGATTATTGATCATCGCGGGCAGGGAAAATCAGGGCGAATGCTGGAAGATCATCACCGTGGACACGTTGTCCGTTTCGATGATTATGTCGATGACTTAGATATTCTGTGGCAGCAAGAAATTTTATCTAAACCCTACAAACAGCGTTTTGCGTTGGCCCACTCCATGGGCGGCGCGATTCTCGCACTATTTTTGGCTCGCAAGCCGCAGGGTGTTACCGCCGCCGCGCTGTGTGCCCCCATGACGGGGATAAAATTGCCCATGCCGTTATGGGTTGCCAAGCGAATTGCGGACTGGGCAGAACGCTATCCGAAAATGCGGGATAATTACGCATTAGGCACCGGCCATTGGCGTCCATTGCCTTTCATTGTTAATGAACTCACCCATAGTCGGGTTCGCTATCGCCGTTTTTTACGCTATTACGCTGATTACCCTGAATTACAGGTCGGCGGGCCGACTTACCACTGGGTGCGCGAAAGTATTCAGGCGGGAGAGCGTGCCATCGCCAGCGCTGAAAACATCACCGCGCCGCTGCTGTTATTACAAGCGGGTGATGATCGGGTCGTTGCCAACGCATCGCATTTTGCTTTTTGTCAGTCACTCACGAAAGCGGGGAATCCACCTTACGGTGGAGCTCCCCATATTATTAAGGGCGCACGCCACGAGATCCTGTTTGAGCGGGACGCAATGCGCACTGAGGCGTTAAATGCCATTTTGCATTTTTACGCTCTTCACTCCGATTCGTCGGCAGAAACTGCCGCCAACCCCAGCTGA
- the asd gene encoding aspartate-semialdehyde dehydrogenase, producing the protein MKNVGFIGWRGMVGSVLMQRMIEERDFDAIRPVFFSTSQHGEPAPTFTGQQGTLQDAYDIDALKALDIIITCQGGDYTNEIYPKLRASGWQGYWIDAASSLRMNEDSVIILDPVNHDVIHDALNKGIKTFTGGNCTVSLMLMSLGGLFANNLVDWVSVATYQAASGGGARHMRELLSQMGMLHNSVAKELQNPASAILDIERKVTELSRSGTLPTDNFGVPLAGSLIPWIDKALDNGQSKEEWKGQAETNKILATKEIIPVDGLCVRVGALRCHSQAFTIKLKQDVSLPEIEQMLASHNDWVKVVPNDRELSMRELTPAAVTGTLSTPVGRLRKLNMGPQYLSAFTVGDQLLWGAAEPLRRMLKFVL; encoded by the coding sequence ATGAAAAACGTTGGTTTTATCGGTTGGCGCGGGATGGTCGGCTCTGTACTCATGCAACGCATGATTGAAGAACGCGATTTTGACGCCATTCGCCCGGTTTTTTTCTCAACATCTCAGCATGGTGAACCTGCGCCAACCTTTACCGGTCAGCAAGGTACCTTGCAAGATGCGTATGATATCGACGCATTGAAGGCGTTGGACATTATCATCACCTGCCAGGGCGGCGATTACACCAACGAGATTTACCCTAAGCTACGCGCTAGCGGCTGGCAAGGTTACTGGATTGATGCCGCCTCTTCGCTGCGCATGAACGAGGATTCGGTCATTATCCTCGATCCGGTTAACCACGATGTGATTCATGATGCGCTCAACAAAGGTATTAAAACCTTCACGGGCGGTAACTGCACCGTGAGCCTGATGTTGATGTCTCTGGGCGGCCTATTTGCCAACAATCTGGTCGATTGGGTATCCGTGGCGACTTATCAGGCAGCCTCTGGCGGCGGTGCGCGCCATATGCGTGAACTGCTCAGCCAAATGGGCATGTTGCATAACAGCGTTGCCAAAGAGCTACAAAATCCGGCTTCCGCCATTTTAGACATCGAACGTAAAGTCACCGAATTAAGCCGCAGCGGCACGCTGCCAACCGATAATTTCGGCGTACCGCTAGCGGGTAGTCTGATCCCTTGGATCGACAAAGCGCTAGATAACGGTCAAAGCAAAGAAGAGTGGAAAGGTCAGGCTGAAACCAACAAGATTTTGGCCACCAAAGAGATCATTCCCGTCGATGGTTTGTGCGTGCGCGTTGGCGCTCTGCGTTGCCATAGCCAAGCTTTCACAATCAAGCTCAAACAGGATGTCTCTCTGCCTGAAATCGAGCAAATGCTGGCCAGCCACAACGACTGGGTGAAAGTGGTTCCGAATGACCGCGAGCTTAGCATGCGAGAGTTAACGCCTGCCGCCGTCACCGGCACGCTGTCAACGCCGGTCGGTCGCTTACGTAAGCTGAACATGGGACCACAGTATCTTTCTGCATTCACCGTTGGCGATCAGCTGCTGTGGGGCGCTGCGGAGCCTCTGCGTCGCATGCTGAAGTTTGTGTTGTAA
- a CDS encoding LytS/YhcK type 5TM receptor domain-containing protein codes for MDVSQIDLILSLLQQMCVYLVIAYLLSKTPLFIPLMQVTIRLPHKLVCYLTFSMFCIMGTYFGLHIDDSIANTRAIGAVLGGVLGGPSVGFLVGLTGGLHRYSMGGMTAMACMISTVVEGLVGGLLHRYMLKNNRLDLLFQPLVIAAITFLAECFQMLIILIVARPFWEAEELVENIALPMMITNTVGAAMFMQILLDRRAIFEKYTSAFSSKALQIAARAEGVMRQGFNPQNSMKVAKVLYEELGVGAVAITDREKLLAFIGIGDDHHLVGSPITSHHTHRAIELDQVVYADGNEVAYQCSVTPNCKLGSTLVIPLRGEDNRVVGSIKLYEPKNKLFSSINRTLGEGIAHLLSAQILAGKYEQQKQLLAQSEIKLLHAQVNPHFLFNALNTLSAVIRRDPDHARKLVLSLSTFFRKNLKRSSDEVTLGDEIEHVKAYLEIEKARFSDHLMIDFDIDESLMHIRLPAFSLQPIVENAIKHGTSQLFGVGEVRLHSWREGDDILISVEDNAGLYQSKPRGDGLGMNLVDRRIKARYGDRFGVSVESEADKFTRIVIRVPKVVAEV; via the coding sequence ATGGATGTCAGCCAGATCGATTTAATTCTCTCCTTGCTGCAACAGATGTGCGTTTATCTGGTTATCGCCTATTTGTTGAGTAAAACCCCGCTGTTTATCCCGCTGATGCAGGTCACTATTCGTCTGCCGCATAAGCTCGTGTGTTACCTCACTTTTTCGATGTTTTGCATCATGGGAACCTATTTTGGCCTGCATATCGACGATTCTATCGCTAACACCCGCGCCATAGGTGCCGTTTTAGGTGGGGTTCTTGGTGGGCCATCCGTGGGCTTTTTGGTGGGATTGACCGGCGGTCTACATCGCTATTCGATGGGCGGCATGACGGCAATGGCCTGCATGATTTCCACGGTGGTGGAAGGCTTAGTCGGTGGGTTATTGCATCGCTATATGCTGAAAAACAATCGGCTAGATCTGCTGTTCCAACCGCTGGTGATTGCTGCGATTACTTTCTTGGCTGAGTGTTTCCAGATGCTGATCATTTTGATCGTGGCGCGTCCGTTCTGGGAGGCCGAAGAGCTGGTGGAAAATATTGCTTTGCCGATGATGATCACTAACACCGTTGGTGCAGCTATGTTTATGCAGATCTTGCTCGACAGGCGGGCAATCTTTGAAAAATACACCTCGGCGTTCTCCTCAAAAGCCCTACAAATTGCGGCTCGAGCTGAAGGTGTCATGCGGCAAGGTTTTAACCCGCAGAACAGTATGAAAGTTGCCAAAGTGCTGTATGAAGAATTAGGGGTTGGCGCGGTGGCGATCACCGACCGTGAAAAGCTGCTGGCATTTATAGGCATTGGTGACGATCACCATCTGGTGGGGTCGCCCATTACCTCTCATCACACGCATCGTGCCATTGAGCTTGATCAAGTGGTCTACGCCGATGGCAACGAGGTGGCGTATCAGTGCTCGGTCACGCCGAACTGTAAGCTTGGCTCAACGCTGGTGATCCCGCTGCGCGGTGAAGATAATCGCGTGGTAGGCAGCATCAAACTGTATGAGCCGAAGAATAAGTTGTTCTCCAGCATTAACCGTACGCTGGGTGAGGGTATTGCTCATTTACTTTCGGCACAGATATTGGCGGGTAAGTATGAACAGCAGAAGCAGTTGCTGGCTCAGTCTGAGATCAAGTTGCTGCATGCGCAGGTGAATCCTCATTTTCTATTTAACGCACTGAACACCTTATCAGCCGTGATCCGGCGCGACCCAGACCATGCACGTAAGCTAGTGCTTTCGCTGTCGACGTTTTTCCGAAAGAATTTAAAACGCAGCAGCGACGAAGTGACGCTGGGTGATGAAATCGAACATGTAAAAGCCTATTTGGAGATTGAAAAAGCGCGTTTCTCCGATCATCTGATGATTGATTTTGATATCGATGAGTCCTTAATGCACATACGTTTGCCCGCGTTTTCGTTGCAGCCGATTGTGGAAAATGCAATTAAACATGGCACGTCGCAGCTGTTTGGCGTTGGTGAGGTTCGCTTGCATAGCTGGAGAGAAGGCGACGATATTCTGATAAGCGTTGAAGATAATGCGGGTCTTTATCAGTCTAAACCACGTGGCGATGGGCTAGGTATGAACCTGGTCGATCGTAGGATTAAAGCTCGCTACGGCGATAGGTTTGGTGTGAGCGTGGAAAGCGAGGCTGACAAATTTACCCGTATTGTGATTCGCGTGCCGAAGGTGGTTGCTGAGGTTTGA
- a CDS encoding GNAT family N-acetyltransferase — MAEIIIRAATPKDVEELHKLHTYPQVYAQTLQLPYATTEVWEKRLNQTPAGTYHLVAVHENDIVGCVSLDAYQRPRMRHSGTFGISVKHDFQGRGVGSKLMTAMLELADKWLDLRRIELTVFTDNIGAVALYKKFGFEIEGTSRSYAFRDGDYVDAFHMARLRALL, encoded by the coding sequence ATGGCCGAGATTATAATTCGCGCAGCAACGCCAAAAGATGTCGAAGAATTGCACAAGTTACATACTTATCCGCAGGTCTACGCTCAAACACTACAACTCCCCTATGCCACAACAGAAGTTTGGGAAAAACGCCTGAATCAGACACCGGCTGGCACCTATCATCTCGTGGCTGTACATGAGAATGATATCGTGGGATGTGTGAGTTTAGACGCCTATCAGCGACCACGTATGCGCCACAGTGGAACTTTTGGCATCAGCGTTAAGCATGATTTTCAAGGGCGCGGCGTAGGCAGTAAACTTATGACGGCTATGCTAGAGCTTGCCGATAAATGGCTGGATTTAAGAAGAATTGAGCTTACGGTGTTTACCGATAACATCGGTGCCGTTGCGCTATATAAAAAATTTGGTTTTGAAATAGAAGGCACCAGCCGTAGCTACGCTTTTCGTGATGGTGATTACGTTGATGCATTCCATATGGCAAGATTACGCGCGCTCCTGTAG